A genomic region of Methanobacterium sp. SMA-27 contains the following coding sequences:
- a CDS encoding ribbon-helix-helix protein, CopG family, producing the protein MLNRMTFRIDENLKEQFRTFCEKKDISCSEMLRRLILMWIGKESEHDLILKGA; encoded by the coding sequence ATGCTGAACAGAATGACATTTAGAATCGATGAAAATTTGAAGGAGCAATTCAGAACATTCTGTGAAAAGAAAGACATATCGTGTAGTGAAATGCTTAGGCGTCTGATTCTGATGTGGATAGGAAAGGAATCTGAGCATGATTTAATATTAAAAGGAGCGTAA